One genomic region from Mauremys reevesii isolate NIE-2019 linkage group 7, ASM1616193v1, whole genome shotgun sequence encodes:
- the GANAB gene encoding neutral alpha-glucosidase AB isoform X3 has product MALRPVLQALPAGSCSLLHTSVKGPCPSPPPRAASGAAPARVTARLGMAALAWMALCLAATFAVDRSNFKTCEQSSFCKRQRSVKPGSSPYRALLESLQLSQVSMKLQLVNEVNKVPLLLELYGLQGNMTRIKINELSPLRPRYEVPDVLVRDPPTTWLAVTGRDENSVELSLGDSGHKLILTGKPFRMDLLQGRELVLSVNPRGLLHFEHLRHRKDSFSDKVSSSVGSLWDKIKSLFYREEPKESALEGGAAGEETEPAVPGEQESSEKSTKSEEVSDGPDRAEEELGSWEETFKTHTDSKPNGPTSVGLDFSLPGFEHVYGIPEHADNLRLRTTEGGDPYRLYNLDVFQYELYNPMALYGSVPLLLAHNTQRTLGIFWLNAAETWVDISSNTAGKTLFGKMLDYMQGGGETPQTDVRWMSESGIIDVFLLLGPAPTDVFRQYTALTGTQALPPLFAMAYHQSRWNYNDEEDVAAVDNGFDTHDIPCDVIWLDIEHTDGKRYFTWDPNKFPQPRNMLGRLAAKRRKMVSIVDPHIKVDSGYRVHNEIRSRGFYVKTKDGSDYEGWCWPGSSGYPDFTNPEMRAWWASMFSYDQYEGSMENLYIWNDMNEPSVFNGPEQMATAQGLEQRSGGLERPFVLSRAFFAGSQRYGAVWTGDNAAEWDHMKISIPMCLSLALTGISFCGADVGGFFKSPDAELLVRWYQVGAYQPFYRAHAHLDTVRREPWLFGEENKALIRAAVRQRYALLPYWYTTFYHSYRSGQPVMRPLWVEYPDDVTTFSIDDQFLIGNALLVHPVTEQGAQGVQVYLPGKGQVWYDVHSHQKHHAPQTLYVPVILSSIPVYQRGGSIVPRKERVRRSSDCMYRDPYTLYVALSPQGTAEGDLFIDDGHTYNFESKAQYLHRHFSFASNSLTARSADSKGIFESPAWIERVVILGAGKPAAVFLRQPGMAETRLDFQHEPETSVLTLRKPGVNIGADWSISLR; this is encoded by the exons ATGGCCCTGCGGCCTGTGTTGCAAGCGCTTCCTGCAGGAAGCTGCTCTTTGCTCCATACCAGCGTGAAGGGACCCTGTCCTTCGCCTCCTCCCCGTGCTGCATCAGGAGCTGCCCCTGCGAGGGTGACTGCCAG GCTGGGGATGGCAGCTCTTGCCTGGATGGCCCTTTGCCTCGCTGCTACCTTTGCTGTGGACAGGAGCAACTTCAAGACATGTGAGCAAAGCTCCTTCTGCAA gCGCCAGAGGAGTGTGAAGCCCGGGAGCTCCCCTTACAGGGCACTGCTGGAGTCTCTCCAGCTCAGCCAGGTCTCCATGAAACTACAGCTTGTCAACGAAGTGAACAAG GTCCCACTCCTGCTGGAGCTTTACGGGCTGCAGGGGAACATGACGCGCATCAAGATCAATGAGCTGAGCCCGTTGCGCCCACGCTACGAGGTGCCCGATGTGCTGGTGCGTGACCCACCCACCACCTG gctggCGGTGACGGGCCGGGACGAGAACAGTGTGGAGCTTTCGCTGGGCGACTCTGGACACAAGCTGATCCTGACAGGGAAGCCGTTCCGCATGGACCTGCTGCAGGGGCGGGAGCTGGTGCTGAGCGTCAACCCCCGCGGGCTGCTGCACTTCGAGCACCTGCGGCACCGGAAGGACTC TTTCTCGGATAAAGTTAGTAGCTCGGTCGGTAGCTTGTGGGATAAGATCAAGAGCCTTTTCTATAG GGAGGAGCCAAAGGAGTCAGCCCTGGAGGGCGGGGCAGCCGGGGAGGAGACCGAGCCAGCTGTGCCTGGGGAGCAGGAGTCCAGTGAGAAGAGCACaaag TCAGAGGAGGTGTCAGACGGGCCGGACCGGGCTGAAGAAGAACTGGGTTCCTGGGAAGAGACGTTCAAGACCCACACGGACAGCAAGCCCAATG GGCCGACCTCGGTGGGGCTGGATTTCTCACTGCCTGGCTTTGAGCACGTCTATGGGATCCCGGAGCACGCCGACAACCTGCGCCTGCGCACCACTGA GGGGGGTGACCCATACCGCCTCTACAACCTGGATGTATTCCAATATGAGCTGTACAACCCCATGGCACTGTACGGCTCCGTGCCGCTCCTGCTGGCCCACAACACCCAGCGCACCCTGGGCATCTTCTGGCTCAATGCCGCTGAGACCTGGGTCGACATCAGCTCCAACACAGCTGGCAAG ACACTGTTTGGGAAGATGCTGGATTACATGCAGGGGGGCGGCGAGACCCCCCAGACTGATGTGCGCTGGATGTCGGAGAGCGGCATCATCGATGTCTTTCTGCTGCTGGGGCCTGCACCCACTGATGTCTTCAGGCAGTACACAGCCCTGACTG GcacacaggccctgcccccgctctttGCCATGGCCTATCACCAGAGCCGCTGGAACTACAACGACGAGGAGGATGTGGCTGCCGTGGACAACGGCTTTGACACACACGACATCCCCTGCGATGTCATCTGGCTGGATATCGAGCACACCGACGGCAAGCGCTACTTCACCTGGGACCCCAACAAGTTCCCCCAGCCCCGCAACATGCTGGGGCGCCTGGCTGCCAAGAGACGCAAA atggTGTCCATTGTGGACCCGCACATCAAGGTGGACAGCGGGTACCGGGTCCACAACGAGATCCGCTCCCGTGGCTTCTATGTCAAGACCAAAGACGGCAGCGACTATGAAGGCTGGTGCTGGCCAG GCTCGTCTGGCTACCCCGACTTCACCAACCCTGAGATGCGTGCCTGGTGGGCCAGCATGTTCTCCTATGACCAGTACGAG ggCTCCATGGAGAACTTGTACATTTGGAACGACATGAATGAACCATCCGTGTTCAACGGCCCCGAG CAAATGGCGACAGCGCAGGGACTGGAGCAGCGCTCGGGGGGCCTGGAGCGCCCCTTCGTGCTGAGCCGTGCCTTCTTTGCTGGCTCCCAGCGCTACG GTGCGGTGTGGACGGGAGACAATGCAGCCGAGTGGGACCACATGAAGATCTCCATACCCATGtgcctgagcctggccctgacgGGCATCTCCTTCTGCGGTG CTGATGTGGGTGGCTTTTTCAAGAGCCCGGATGCGGAGCTGCTGGTGCGCTGGTACCAGGTTGGCGCCTACCAGCCCTTCTACCGAGCCCATGCCCACCTGGACACTGTGCGGCGTGAgccctggctgtttggggaggagaACAAGGCCCTGATCCGCGCTGCCGTCCGCCAGCGCTATGCCCTGCTGCCCTACTGGTACACGACCTTCTACCACAGCTACCGCTCTGGCCAGCCTGTCATGAG GCCGCTCTGGGTGGAGTACCCTGATGACGTCACCACCTTCAGCATTGATGACCAGTTCCTGATCG GTAATGCATTGCTGGTCCACCCAGTGAcggagcagggagcccagggcgtGCAGGTCTACCTGCCTGGCAAAGGACAG gtttggtatgatgtccattcGCACCAGAAGCACCATGCCCCCCAGACGCTCTATGTGCCTGTCATCCTGAGCAGT ATCCCTGTGTACCAGCGGGGTGGGAGCATTGTGCCACGGAAGGAGCGGGTACGCCGCTCATCGGACTGCATGTACCGCGACCCCTATACACTCTACGTGGCGCTCAGCCCCCAG GGTACAGCAGAAGGAGATCTCTTCATTGACGATGGGCACACGTACAACTTCGAGAGCAAGGCCCAGTACCTGCACCGCCACTTCAGCTTTGCCAGCAACTCTCTGACAGCCAG ATCGGCGGATTCCAAAGGCATCTTCGAAAGCCCAGCCTGGATTGAGCGGGTGGTgatcctgggagcagggaagccaGCTGCCGTCTTCCTCAGACAGCCTG GCATGGCCGAGACGCGCCTGGATTTCCAGCACGAGCCAGAGACCTCTGTCCTGACTCTCCGCAAACCTGGCGTCAACATCGGAGCCGATTGGAGCATCTCCCTGCGATAA
- the GANAB gene encoding neutral alpha-glucosidase AB isoform X1, with protein MALRPVLQALPAGSCSLLHTSVKGPCPSPPPRAASGAAPARVTARLGMAALAWMALCLAATFAVDRSNFKTCEQSSFCKRQRSVKPGSSPYRALLESLQLSQVSMKLQLVNEVNKVPLLLELYGLQGNMTRIKINELSPLRPRYEVPDVLVRDPPTTWLAVTGRDENSVELSLGDSGHKLILTGKPFRMDLLQGRELVLSVNPRGLLHFEHLRHRKDSFSDKVSSSVGSLWDKIKSLFYREEPKESALEGGAAGEETEPAVPGEQESSEKSTKSEEVSDGPDRAEEELGSWEETFKTHTDSKPNGPTSVGLDFSLPGFEHVYGIPEHADNLRLRTTEGGDPYRLYNLDVFQYELYNPMALYGSVPLLLAHNTQRTLGIFWLNAAETWVDISSNTAGKTLFGKMLDYMQGGGETPQTDVRWMSESGIIDVFLLLGPAPTDVFRQYTALTGTQALPPLFAMAYHQSRWNYNDEEDVAAVDNGFDTHDIPCDVIWLDIEHTDGKRYFTWDPNKFPQPRNMLGRLAAKRRKMVSIVDPHIKVDSGYRVHNEIRSRGFYVKTKDGSDYEGWCWPGSSGYPDFTNPEMRAWWASMFSYDQYEGSMENLYIWNDMNEPSVFNGPEVTMYKDALHQGGWEHRDLHNLYGFYVQMATAQGLEQRSGGLERPFVLSRAFFAGSQRYGAVWTGDNAAEWDHMKISIPMCLSLALTGISFCGADVGGFFKSPDAELLVRWYQVGAYQPFYRAHAHLDTVRREPWLFGEENKALIRAAVRQRYALLPYWYTTFYHSYRSGQPVMRPLWVEYPDDVTTFSIDDQFLIGNALLVHPVTEQGAQGVQVYLPGKGQVWYDVHSHQKHHAPQTLYVPVILSSIPVYQRGGSIVPRKERVRRSSDCMYRDPYTLYVALSPQGTAEGDLFIDDGHTYNFESKAQYLHRHFSFASNSLTARSADSKGIFESPAWIERVVILGAGKPAAVFLRQPGMAETRLDFQHEPETSVLTLRKPGVNIGADWSISLR; from the exons ATGGCCCTGCGGCCTGTGTTGCAAGCGCTTCCTGCAGGAAGCTGCTCTTTGCTCCATACCAGCGTGAAGGGACCCTGTCCTTCGCCTCCTCCCCGTGCTGCATCAGGAGCTGCCCCTGCGAGGGTGACTGCCAG GCTGGGGATGGCAGCTCTTGCCTGGATGGCCCTTTGCCTCGCTGCTACCTTTGCTGTGGACAGGAGCAACTTCAAGACATGTGAGCAAAGCTCCTTCTGCAA gCGCCAGAGGAGTGTGAAGCCCGGGAGCTCCCCTTACAGGGCACTGCTGGAGTCTCTCCAGCTCAGCCAGGTCTCCATGAAACTACAGCTTGTCAACGAAGTGAACAAG GTCCCACTCCTGCTGGAGCTTTACGGGCTGCAGGGGAACATGACGCGCATCAAGATCAATGAGCTGAGCCCGTTGCGCCCACGCTACGAGGTGCCCGATGTGCTGGTGCGTGACCCACCCACCACCTG gctggCGGTGACGGGCCGGGACGAGAACAGTGTGGAGCTTTCGCTGGGCGACTCTGGACACAAGCTGATCCTGACAGGGAAGCCGTTCCGCATGGACCTGCTGCAGGGGCGGGAGCTGGTGCTGAGCGTCAACCCCCGCGGGCTGCTGCACTTCGAGCACCTGCGGCACCGGAAGGACTC TTTCTCGGATAAAGTTAGTAGCTCGGTCGGTAGCTTGTGGGATAAGATCAAGAGCCTTTTCTATAG GGAGGAGCCAAAGGAGTCAGCCCTGGAGGGCGGGGCAGCCGGGGAGGAGACCGAGCCAGCTGTGCCTGGGGAGCAGGAGTCCAGTGAGAAGAGCACaaag TCAGAGGAGGTGTCAGACGGGCCGGACCGGGCTGAAGAAGAACTGGGTTCCTGGGAAGAGACGTTCAAGACCCACACGGACAGCAAGCCCAATG GGCCGACCTCGGTGGGGCTGGATTTCTCACTGCCTGGCTTTGAGCACGTCTATGGGATCCCGGAGCACGCCGACAACCTGCGCCTGCGCACCACTGA GGGGGGTGACCCATACCGCCTCTACAACCTGGATGTATTCCAATATGAGCTGTACAACCCCATGGCACTGTACGGCTCCGTGCCGCTCCTGCTGGCCCACAACACCCAGCGCACCCTGGGCATCTTCTGGCTCAATGCCGCTGAGACCTGGGTCGACATCAGCTCCAACACAGCTGGCAAG ACACTGTTTGGGAAGATGCTGGATTACATGCAGGGGGGCGGCGAGACCCCCCAGACTGATGTGCGCTGGATGTCGGAGAGCGGCATCATCGATGTCTTTCTGCTGCTGGGGCCTGCACCCACTGATGTCTTCAGGCAGTACACAGCCCTGACTG GcacacaggccctgcccccgctctttGCCATGGCCTATCACCAGAGCCGCTGGAACTACAACGACGAGGAGGATGTGGCTGCCGTGGACAACGGCTTTGACACACACGACATCCCCTGCGATGTCATCTGGCTGGATATCGAGCACACCGACGGCAAGCGCTACTTCACCTGGGACCCCAACAAGTTCCCCCAGCCCCGCAACATGCTGGGGCGCCTGGCTGCCAAGAGACGCAAA atggTGTCCATTGTGGACCCGCACATCAAGGTGGACAGCGGGTACCGGGTCCACAACGAGATCCGCTCCCGTGGCTTCTATGTCAAGACCAAAGACGGCAGCGACTATGAAGGCTGGTGCTGGCCAG GCTCGTCTGGCTACCCCGACTTCACCAACCCTGAGATGCGTGCCTGGTGGGCCAGCATGTTCTCCTATGACCAGTACGAG ggCTCCATGGAGAACTTGTACATTTGGAACGACATGAATGAACCATCCGTGTTCAACGGCCCCGAGGTGACCATGTACAAAGACGCCCTGCACCAGGGCGGCTGGGAGCACCGCGACCTGCACAACCTCTACGGCTTCTacgtg CAAATGGCGACAGCGCAGGGACTGGAGCAGCGCTCGGGGGGCCTGGAGCGCCCCTTCGTGCTGAGCCGTGCCTTCTTTGCTGGCTCCCAGCGCTACG GTGCGGTGTGGACGGGAGACAATGCAGCCGAGTGGGACCACATGAAGATCTCCATACCCATGtgcctgagcctggccctgacgGGCATCTCCTTCTGCGGTG CTGATGTGGGTGGCTTTTTCAAGAGCCCGGATGCGGAGCTGCTGGTGCGCTGGTACCAGGTTGGCGCCTACCAGCCCTTCTACCGAGCCCATGCCCACCTGGACACTGTGCGGCGTGAgccctggctgtttggggaggagaACAAGGCCCTGATCCGCGCTGCCGTCCGCCAGCGCTATGCCCTGCTGCCCTACTGGTACACGACCTTCTACCACAGCTACCGCTCTGGCCAGCCTGTCATGAG GCCGCTCTGGGTGGAGTACCCTGATGACGTCACCACCTTCAGCATTGATGACCAGTTCCTGATCG GTAATGCATTGCTGGTCCACCCAGTGAcggagcagggagcccagggcgtGCAGGTCTACCTGCCTGGCAAAGGACAG gtttggtatgatgtccattcGCACCAGAAGCACCATGCCCCCCAGACGCTCTATGTGCCTGTCATCCTGAGCAGT ATCCCTGTGTACCAGCGGGGTGGGAGCATTGTGCCACGGAAGGAGCGGGTACGCCGCTCATCGGACTGCATGTACCGCGACCCCTATACACTCTACGTGGCGCTCAGCCCCCAG GGTACAGCAGAAGGAGATCTCTTCATTGACGATGGGCACACGTACAACTTCGAGAGCAAGGCCCAGTACCTGCACCGCCACTTCAGCTTTGCCAGCAACTCTCTGACAGCCAG ATCGGCGGATTCCAAAGGCATCTTCGAAAGCCCAGCCTGGATTGAGCGGGTGGTgatcctgggagcagggaagccaGCTGCCGTCTTCCTCAGACAGCCTG GCATGGCCGAGACGCGCCTGGATTTCCAGCACGAGCCAGAGACCTCTGTCCTGACTCTCCGCAAACCTGGCGTCAACATCGGAGCCGATTGGAGCATCTCCCTGCGATAA
- the GANAB gene encoding neutral alpha-glucosidase AB isoform X4 yields the protein MASERLGMAALAWMALCLAATFAVDRSNFKTCEQSSFCKRQRSVKPGSSPYRALLESLQLSQVSMKLQLVNEVNKVPLLLELYGLQGNMTRIKINELSPLRPRYEVPDVLVRDPPTTWLAVTGRDENSVELSLGDSGHKLILTGKPFRMDLLQGRELVLSVNPRGLLHFEHLRHRKDSFSDKVSSSVGSLWDKIKSLFYREEPKESALEGGAAGEETEPAVPGEQESSEKSTKSEEVSDGPDRAEEELGSWEETFKTHTDSKPNGPTSVGLDFSLPGFEHVYGIPEHADNLRLRTTEGGDPYRLYNLDVFQYELYNPMALYGSVPLLLAHNTQRTLGIFWLNAAETWVDISSNTAGKTLFGKMLDYMQGGGETPQTDVRWMSESGIIDVFLLLGPAPTDVFRQYTALTGTQALPPLFAMAYHQSRWNYNDEEDVAAVDNGFDTHDIPCDVIWLDIEHTDGKRYFTWDPNKFPQPRNMLGRLAAKRRKMVSIVDPHIKVDSGYRVHNEIRSRGFYVKTKDGSDYEGWCWPGSSGYPDFTNPEMRAWWASMFSYDQYEGSMENLYIWNDMNEPSVFNGPEVTMYKDALHQGGWEHRDLHNLYGFYVQMATAQGLEQRSGGLERPFVLSRAFFAGSQRYGAVWTGDNAAEWDHMKISIPMCLSLALTGISFCGADVGGFFKSPDAELLVRWYQVGAYQPFYRAHAHLDTVRREPWLFGEENKALIRAAVRQRYALLPYWYTTFYHSYRSGQPVMRPLWVEYPDDVTTFSIDDQFLIGNALLVHPVTEQGAQGVQVYLPGKGQVWYDVHSHQKHHAPQTLYVPVILSSIPVYQRGGSIVPRKERVRRSSDCMYRDPYTLYVALSPQGTAEGDLFIDDGHTYNFESKAQYLHRHFSFASNSLTARSADSKGIFESPAWIERVVILGAGKPAAVFLRQPGMAETRLDFQHEPETSVLTLRKPGVNIGADWSISLR from the exons ATGGCGTCGGAGAG GCTGGGGATGGCAGCTCTTGCCTGGATGGCCCTTTGCCTCGCTGCTACCTTTGCTGTGGACAGGAGCAACTTCAAGACATGTGAGCAAAGCTCCTTCTGCAA gCGCCAGAGGAGTGTGAAGCCCGGGAGCTCCCCTTACAGGGCACTGCTGGAGTCTCTCCAGCTCAGCCAGGTCTCCATGAAACTACAGCTTGTCAACGAAGTGAACAAG GTCCCACTCCTGCTGGAGCTTTACGGGCTGCAGGGGAACATGACGCGCATCAAGATCAATGAGCTGAGCCCGTTGCGCCCACGCTACGAGGTGCCCGATGTGCTGGTGCGTGACCCACCCACCACCTG gctggCGGTGACGGGCCGGGACGAGAACAGTGTGGAGCTTTCGCTGGGCGACTCTGGACACAAGCTGATCCTGACAGGGAAGCCGTTCCGCATGGACCTGCTGCAGGGGCGGGAGCTGGTGCTGAGCGTCAACCCCCGCGGGCTGCTGCACTTCGAGCACCTGCGGCACCGGAAGGACTC TTTCTCGGATAAAGTTAGTAGCTCGGTCGGTAGCTTGTGGGATAAGATCAAGAGCCTTTTCTATAG GGAGGAGCCAAAGGAGTCAGCCCTGGAGGGCGGGGCAGCCGGGGAGGAGACCGAGCCAGCTGTGCCTGGGGAGCAGGAGTCCAGTGAGAAGAGCACaaag TCAGAGGAGGTGTCAGACGGGCCGGACCGGGCTGAAGAAGAACTGGGTTCCTGGGAAGAGACGTTCAAGACCCACACGGACAGCAAGCCCAATG GGCCGACCTCGGTGGGGCTGGATTTCTCACTGCCTGGCTTTGAGCACGTCTATGGGATCCCGGAGCACGCCGACAACCTGCGCCTGCGCACCACTGA GGGGGGTGACCCATACCGCCTCTACAACCTGGATGTATTCCAATATGAGCTGTACAACCCCATGGCACTGTACGGCTCCGTGCCGCTCCTGCTGGCCCACAACACCCAGCGCACCCTGGGCATCTTCTGGCTCAATGCCGCTGAGACCTGGGTCGACATCAGCTCCAACACAGCTGGCAAG ACACTGTTTGGGAAGATGCTGGATTACATGCAGGGGGGCGGCGAGACCCCCCAGACTGATGTGCGCTGGATGTCGGAGAGCGGCATCATCGATGTCTTTCTGCTGCTGGGGCCTGCACCCACTGATGTCTTCAGGCAGTACACAGCCCTGACTG GcacacaggccctgcccccgctctttGCCATGGCCTATCACCAGAGCCGCTGGAACTACAACGACGAGGAGGATGTGGCTGCCGTGGACAACGGCTTTGACACACACGACATCCCCTGCGATGTCATCTGGCTGGATATCGAGCACACCGACGGCAAGCGCTACTTCACCTGGGACCCCAACAAGTTCCCCCAGCCCCGCAACATGCTGGGGCGCCTGGCTGCCAAGAGACGCAAA atggTGTCCATTGTGGACCCGCACATCAAGGTGGACAGCGGGTACCGGGTCCACAACGAGATCCGCTCCCGTGGCTTCTATGTCAAGACCAAAGACGGCAGCGACTATGAAGGCTGGTGCTGGCCAG GCTCGTCTGGCTACCCCGACTTCACCAACCCTGAGATGCGTGCCTGGTGGGCCAGCATGTTCTCCTATGACCAGTACGAG ggCTCCATGGAGAACTTGTACATTTGGAACGACATGAATGAACCATCCGTGTTCAACGGCCCCGAGGTGACCATGTACAAAGACGCCCTGCACCAGGGCGGCTGGGAGCACCGCGACCTGCACAACCTCTACGGCTTCTacgtg CAAATGGCGACAGCGCAGGGACTGGAGCAGCGCTCGGGGGGCCTGGAGCGCCCCTTCGTGCTGAGCCGTGCCTTCTTTGCTGGCTCCCAGCGCTACG GTGCGGTGTGGACGGGAGACAATGCAGCCGAGTGGGACCACATGAAGATCTCCATACCCATGtgcctgagcctggccctgacgGGCATCTCCTTCTGCGGTG CTGATGTGGGTGGCTTTTTCAAGAGCCCGGATGCGGAGCTGCTGGTGCGCTGGTACCAGGTTGGCGCCTACCAGCCCTTCTACCGAGCCCATGCCCACCTGGACACTGTGCGGCGTGAgccctggctgtttggggaggagaACAAGGCCCTGATCCGCGCTGCCGTCCGCCAGCGCTATGCCCTGCTGCCCTACTGGTACACGACCTTCTACCACAGCTACCGCTCTGGCCAGCCTGTCATGAG GCCGCTCTGGGTGGAGTACCCTGATGACGTCACCACCTTCAGCATTGATGACCAGTTCCTGATCG GTAATGCATTGCTGGTCCACCCAGTGAcggagcagggagcccagggcgtGCAGGTCTACCTGCCTGGCAAAGGACAG gtttggtatgatgtccattcGCACCAGAAGCACCATGCCCCCCAGACGCTCTATGTGCCTGTCATCCTGAGCAGT ATCCCTGTGTACCAGCGGGGTGGGAGCATTGTGCCACGGAAGGAGCGGGTACGCCGCTCATCGGACTGCATGTACCGCGACCCCTATACACTCTACGTGGCGCTCAGCCCCCAG GGTACAGCAGAAGGAGATCTCTTCATTGACGATGGGCACACGTACAACTTCGAGAGCAAGGCCCAGTACCTGCACCGCCACTTCAGCTTTGCCAGCAACTCTCTGACAGCCAG ATCGGCGGATTCCAAAGGCATCTTCGAAAGCCCAGCCTGGATTGAGCGGGTGGTgatcctgggagcagggaagccaGCTGCCGTCTTCCTCAGACAGCCTG GCATGGCCGAGACGCGCCTGGATTTCCAGCACGAGCCAGAGACCTCTGTCCTGACTCTCCGCAAACCTGGCGTCAACATCGGAGCCGATTGGAGCATCTCCCTGCGATAA